In Candidatus Finniella inopinata, the genomic window TAACCTCCTCAAAACTGGGGGAAAGGGGTTTTTTAAAGACAGATTCTACCATTAATGATGGATGCGTGGCATTGGGCTGACGATGGCTTTGATACCAGTCTTTTACCACACGATCCTCTAACCCCTGGAAGGTGACCGTTACAATTTTCCCGCCGACTCGCAACAATGGTAAACATTTTCGTAAAACTTTATCTATCTCTATTAACTCATTATTAACAAAGATTCGCAAGCCCTGAAAAGTTAAAGTTGCAGGGTCAAGGCTATCGGTTCGTTTGACAATTTGGCGAACAATATTGGCAAGCTGCAAGGTTGTGGTGATGGGCTTAATGCGGCGCGCTTCGACAATGGCTTGGGCGATTTTTCGGGACCGAGGTTCTTCCCCATAAGACCACAAAATTTGCGCAATATTTTCAGCGCTGTAGGTGTTAACGACATCGGCGGCCGTTATGCCCGTTTGCGACATGCGCATATCTAAAGGGCCATCAAAGCGAAAGGAAAATCCTCGATCCGCCTCGTCTAGTTGATAAGAGGACA contains:
- the rsmH gene encoding 16S rRNA (cytosine(1402)-N(4))-methyltransferase RsmH is translated as MLSVHKPVLLSEMLKALNPESGGVYVDATFGGGGYTCAILDVTSCTVVGLDRDPAALIRAQAFKTNYPDNFRFVQGCFSDIDTLLLPYAPVDGIVFDFGVSSYQLDEADRGFSFRFDGPLDMRMSQTGITAADVVNTYSAENIAQILWSYGEEPRSRKIAQAIVEARRIKPITTTLQLANIVRQIVKRTDSLDPATLTFQGLRIFVNNELIEIDKVLRKCLPLLRVGGKIVTVTFQGLEDRVVKDWYQSHRQPNATHPSLMVESVFKKPLSPSFEEVKNNPRARSGKLRAFRVCSTQRTDIP